One segment of Planctomycetota bacterium DNA contains the following:
- a CDS encoding tyrosine-type recombinase/integrase has product MCRFGGLRCPSEVLALTWADVNWEHNRIRVPSPKTEHIDGKASRLIPLFPELREHLLEVFDQAETGTDHIIIGYRDSSVNLRTQLTRIIHRAGLEPWPKLFQNLRSTRETELAEAFPMHVVCRWIGNSEPVAAKHYLQMTDEHFERAVAGHGSKDINKAAQNAAQKLHERRRTGRKKKNAKATEGFDASKDTPDFLATSCRCETYGIPPRGVEPLFTD; this is encoded by the coding sequence CTGTGCCGGTTCGGCGGATTGCGGTGTCCATCCGAGGTGCTGGCCCTGACGTGGGCGGATGTGAACTGGGAACACAATCGCATCCGCGTGCCCAGCCCCAAGACCGAACACATCGACGGCAAGGCCAGCCGATTGATCCCGCTGTTCCCTGAACTGCGCGAGCACCTGCTTGAAGTTTTCGATCAGGCGGAGACGGGCACCGACCACATCATCATCGGCTACCGCGACAGCAGCGTGAACCTCCGAACGCAGCTCACGCGGATCATTCATCGGGCCGGGCTTGAGCCGTGGCCGAAGCTGTTTCAGAACCTGCGATCAACGCGCGAGACGGAACTGGCCGAGGCGTTTCCGATGCACGTGGTCTGCCGGTGGATCGGCAACAGTGAACCGGTGGCCGCCAAGCACTACCTGCAGATGACGGATGAACACTTCGAGCGCGCGGTCGCCGGCCACGGATCGAAGGACATCAACAAGGCGGCGCAGAATGCGGCGCAGAAGCTGCACGAACGCAGACGAACGGGCCGGAAAAAGAAAAACGCCAAAGCCACAGAAGGCTTTGACGCTTCGAAAGATACGCCAGATTTTCTCGCAACTTCTTGTCGTTGCGAGACTTACGGAATACCCCCTAGGGGAGTCGAACCCCTGTTCACGGACTGA
- a CDS encoding superoxide dismutase family protein has translation MQNLSLLVALALAAAGCESMQSMDAWHSVTRAVAVMHPTQGSETHGIVTFEQTDAGIKVIADIHGLAPNSTHGFHIHTYGDCSKPDGTSAGGHYNPEGHQHALPDGGPRHAGDLGNLKSDANGDAHYEFLATNITLVGDLNPILGRGVIIHAKPDDGGQPTGNAGARIACGVIGIANPGE, from the coding sequence ATTCAAAACCTGTCGCTGCTCGTCGCCCTCGCCCTCGCCGCCGCCGGCTGCGAATCAATGCAGTCGATGGACGCATGGCACTCCGTCACGCGCGCCGTCGCCGTCATGCACCCGACCCAGGGCAGCGAGACGCACGGCATCGTGACGTTCGAGCAGACCGACGCCGGCATCAAGGTCATCGCCGACATTCATGGCCTCGCCCCCAACTCCACGCATGGGTTCCACATCCATACCTACGGCGACTGCTCCAAGCCCGACGGCACCAGCGCCGGCGGACACTACAACCCCGAAGGCCATCAACACGCCCTGCCCGACGGCGGCCCGCGACACGCCGGCGACCTGGGCAATCTCAAGTCCGACGCCAACGGCGACGCCCACTACGAATTCCTCGCCACGAACATCACCCTTGTCGGCGACCTGAACCCGATCCTCGGCCGCGGCGTCATCATCCACGCCAAACCCGACGACGGCGGCCAACCCACCGGCAACGCCGGCGCCCGCATCGCCTGCGGCGTCATCGGCATCGCCAACCCCGGCGAATAA
- a CDS encoding DUF541 domain-containing protein encodes MSTARINLFWLIIFTLTLPMAVVASTWLARSSFEKVRLRDQTIRVKGYAERPITSDRAEWSSTIIERNADRTAAYRQLAEHRDALMGYLQSQSFKGDEVEPGPVNISPQYTRDAKGNQTNTIELYVVTQSFTVASPRVDKVAEAARDAGQLIAEGVELDSNSPSYLYTKLDDLKLDLLKDATQNAYQRAQLLVSNSTSRLGPLRSASQGVFQITPAFSTEVSGSGENDTTSLSKIIRAVVTVEYGIVE; translated from the coding sequence ATGTCCACCGCGCGTATCAATCTGTTCTGGCTGATCATTTTCACGCTGACGCTGCCGATGGCGGTGGTGGCTTCGACGTGGCTGGCGCGATCGAGTTTCGAGAAGGTTCGGCTTCGGGATCAGACGATCCGGGTCAAGGGTTACGCCGAGCGCCCGATCACTTCCGATCGCGCCGAGTGGTCGAGCACGATCATCGAGCGTAACGCCGACCGCACGGCCGCGTACCGCCAGCTCGCCGAGCATCGCGATGCGCTGATGGGCTATCTTCAGTCGCAGTCGTTCAAGGGCGATGAGGTCGAGCCCGGCCCGGTCAACATCAGCCCGCAGTACACGCGTGACGCCAAGGGGAATCAGACGAACACGATCGAGTTGTATGTAGTGACGCAGAGTTTCACGGTCGCCTCGCCGCGCGTCGACAAGGTCGCCGAGGCCGCGCGCGATGCGGGCCAGTTGATCGCCGAGGGCGTGGAGCTCGATTCGAATTCGCCCAGCTATCTGTACACGAAGCTCGATGATCTGAAGCTGGATCTACTCAAGGATGCGACTCAAAACGCGTATCAACGGGCGCAGCTTCTGGTGTCCAATTCGACGAGCCGGCTGGGCCCGCTGCGCTCCGCCAGTCAGGGCGTGTTTCAGATCACCCCCGCGTTCAGCACCGAAGTCTCCGGCTCCGGCGAAAACGACACGACGTCACTGAGCAAAATCATCCGAGCCGTCGTGACCGTCGAATACGGGATTGTCGAATGA
- a CDS encoding methyltransferase, which produces MSHNATEIPQVDPTPIFELFRGSYGSHLLVAASGHFKVFDRLSRKALTIDELGDALDLTRRATVVLVTALRAMKLIALDEAGRLNLTKLAAEHLVSGGAFDVSDYLGQAVDAPGVKEMVERLRTSRPAGADKEEGAAFIYREGEKSAMEKPDLAVRISLILAGRAKNVAPVLAQRINMSGVETLLDIGGGTGIYSIALVAANPNLRAIIMDRPNVLTVARQFAEDYGVADRIDLHAGDFFVDPLPAAPVMLLSNILHDWDVPQCLAIIKRCAAALPANGRLLIHDVFLNDAHDGPLPIALYSAALFTLTEGRAYSEAEYKSWMQAAGLRVGGRVETLVHCGVLTGTKGE; this is translated from the coding sequence ATGTCACACAACGCCACCGAGATTCCGCAGGTTGATCCGACGCCGATTTTCGAGTTGTTTCGCGGGAGCTATGGATCGCATCTGCTGGTGGCGGCGAGCGGGCATTTCAAGGTGTTCGACCGGCTGAGCCGCAAGGCGCTGACGATTGACGAGCTGGGCGATGCGCTGGACCTGACGCGGCGGGCGACGGTGGTGCTGGTCACGGCGTTGCGGGCGATGAAGCTCATCGCGCTCGACGAGGCGGGGCGGCTGAATCTGACGAAGCTGGCGGCGGAGCATCTGGTGAGCGGGGGGGCGTTCGATGTGAGCGATTATCTGGGTCAGGCGGTGGACGCGCCGGGCGTGAAGGAGATGGTGGAGCGGCTTCGCACGAGTCGGCCGGCGGGGGCGGACAAGGAGGAAGGCGCGGCGTTCATTTATCGGGAGGGCGAGAAGTCGGCAATGGAGAAGCCGGACCTGGCGGTGCGGATTTCGCTGATTTTGGCGGGGCGGGCGAAGAATGTCGCGCCGGTATTGGCGCAGCGGATCAACATGAGCGGGGTGGAGACGCTGTTGGACATCGGCGGGGGCACGGGCATTTATTCGATCGCGCTCGTCGCCGCCAATCCGAACCTGCGGGCGATCATCATGGACCGGCCCAACGTGCTGACGGTCGCGCGGCAATTCGCGGAGGACTACGGCGTGGCGGACCGGATCGATCTGCATGCGGGCGACTTTTTTGTCGATCCGCTGCCGGCCGCGCCGGTGATGCTCCTGTCGAACATTCTTCATGACTGGGATGTGCCCCAGTGCCTTGCGATCATCAAGCGATGCGCCGCGGCGCTCCCGGCGAACGGGCGGCTGCTGATTCACGATGTGTTCCTCAATGACGCCCACGACGGCCCGCTGCCGATCGCGCTCTACTCGGCCGCGCTGTTCACGCTCACCGAGGGCCGGGCGTACAGCGAGGCGGAGTACAAGTCGTGGATGCAGGCGGCGGGCCTGCGCGTCGGCGGGCGCGTCGAAACGCTCGTGCACTGCGGCGTGCTGACGGGGACGAAGGGCGAGTAA
- a CDS encoding deoxyribodipyrimidine photo-lyase, which yields MNTLVWFRNDLRTADHPALHHAARRGPVVGMFLDAIDQWREHDWGDNKIDFVRRNVAALSASLAKLNIPLRIVDVPRFDGSPAAMVKLARAMRCDALAFNDEYEVNEHRRDAAVAAACERAGIEVYRSADQTVVRPTELRTGSGGPYSVFTPYKNAWLKRVEQMEPITALAQPMKQAKLDIESDAPRGGEALADRWPGGEDEAQRRLTKFIAHRIKAYKDQRDQPAADGTSAMSPYLACGAISAKQCYLAAKDLGGEGAATWISELIWREFYRQVMVHHPRVSMGRPFKRETRAVRWRDDEAGFEAWREGRTGVPIVDAAMRQLIATGWMHNRCRMIAAMFLTKNLLIDWRRGERHFMQHLVDGDLANNNGGWQWSASTGTDAAPYFRVFNPLSQSARFDPDGAYIRAYVPELAQVEGDEIHDPLPLTRASCGYPMMIVDLKSSRQRAIDAFANLRT from the coding sequence ATGAACACGCTCGTCTGGTTCCGCAACGATCTGCGCACGGCGGACCATCCGGCGCTGCATCATGCGGCGCGCCGCGGGCCGGTCGTCGGCATGTTTCTGGATGCGATCGATCAGTGGCGCGAGCACGATTGGGGCGACAACAAGATCGACTTTGTCCGCCGCAACGTCGCGGCGCTGTCGGCTTCGCTGGCGAAGCTGAACATCCCGCTGCGGATCGTCGACGTGCCGCGCTTTGACGGGTCGCCGGCGGCGATGGTGAAACTGGCGCGGGCGATGCGGTGCGATGCGCTGGCGTTCAATGATGAGTACGAGGTGAACGAACATCGGCGCGATGCGGCGGTCGCAGCGGCGTGCGAGCGGGCGGGGATCGAGGTGTATCGATCGGCGGATCAGACGGTGGTGCGGCCCACTGAGCTGCGCACGGGCAGCGGGGGGCCGTACAGTGTGTTCACGCCGTACAAGAACGCGTGGCTGAAGCGGGTCGAGCAGATGGAGCCGATCACGGCGCTGGCGCAGCCCATGAAACAGGCGAAGCTCGACATCGAGAGCGACGCCCCGCGCGGCGGCGAGGCGCTCGCCGACCGCTGGCCCGGCGGGGAGGACGAAGCGCAGCGCCGATTGACGAAGTTCATCGCGCATCGCATCAAGGCGTACAAGGATCAGCGCGATCAGCCGGCGGCAGACGGCACGAGCGCGATGTCGCCGTATCTGGCCTGCGGGGCGATCTCGGCGAAGCAGTGCTACCTTGCGGCGAAGGACCTCGGCGGGGAAGGCGCGGCGACGTGGATCAGCGAGCTGATCTGGCGCGAGTTCTATCGGCAGGTGATGGTGCATCATCCGCGCGTGTCGATGGGGCGGCCGTTCAAGCGCGAGACGCGGGCGGTGCGCTGGCGCGATGATGAGGCGGGGTTTGAAGCATGGCGGGAGGGGCGGACGGGCGTGCCGATTGTGGATGCGGCGATGCGACAACTGATCGCGACGGGGTGGATGCACAATCGCTGCCGCATGATCGCGGCGATGTTTTTGACGAAGAATCTGCTCATCGACTGGCGACGCGGCGAGCGGCATTTCATGCAGCATCTTGTCGACGGCGACCTGGCGAACAACAACGGCGGATGGCAGTGGTCGGCCAGTACGGGGACCGACGCCGCCCCGTACTTCCGCGTGTTCAACCCGCTCAGTCAGTCGGCCAGGTTCGACCCGGACGGCGCGTACATCCGTGCATATGTGCCGGAGTTGGCGCAGGTCGAAGGCGATGAAATTCACGACCCATTGCCGCTGACACGCGCGAGCTGCGGATACCCGATGATGATCGTCGATCTCAAATCATCCCGGCAGCGGGCGATCGATGCGTTTGCGAATCTGCGGACCTGA